DNA from Kineococcus mangrovi:
TCGCCGTCGGCGTCCACGAGGGTCACCGTCGCCTCGCGCAGGACCCGGCCGTCGCTGGCGGCGACGACGGTCCCGGTGAGGCGGCCGCCGCCGGTGAGGACGAGGTCGCAGGCGATCGCCCCGGAGTCGGGGACCTCGATGCTGCGGGCCAGCGGCCGGTGCGACTCGTTCTGCGCGGTCAGCACGTAGGTGCCGCCCATGAGCTGGTCGAAGGAGTACCCGCCGCCGTCGTCGCTGCGGGCGGAGCCGACGACCTCCCCGGTGACGTCCGTGAGGGTCACCAGGGCCCCCTGGACGCCGGTGGCGCGACCGTCGTGCCCGTCCAGGCCCTGGGGCAGGACGTGCGTCAGGACGCGGCCGGTGATGGCCGAGCGGCCGGCGAGCACGACGTCGCGGGTGACCGGGGTGTCCCCGACCCCGACGAGCGTGGCCGAGGGGGCCACGTGGGCCGCGGCGACGATGAGCAGGTAGGTGCCACCGGTCGGCAGGTCCAGCCGGTAGCCCCCGTCGTCGCGGGTGCTGGTGCGGGCGACCTGCTGCCCGGACTGGTCGGCGAGGGTCACCACGGCACCCGGCAGCGGCCGGCGGTCGTGGTGGCTGACGGTGCCGGACACCGACAGGCCGGTGTCGGTGCGCGAGGACTGGGCGGGCACGCTGGGGATCTCCTCCCGGTCGGGGTGCGGGCGACCGTTCGCCGACCCGTCGAGCGAGCCGTCGCCGTGCACGGCCGTTCCGCCGATCCTCGCACTGCGGACGCCCTCCTGGCCCGTCGTGGCCGCGACGGCCGTGGCCGAGGTGCGGTCCGAGGCCTCCGGCGCGTCGTCGTCCGTGCGCAGCGCGCGCTCCTTGAAGAAGAGCGTGATGAGGAAGGCGATGAGCGCGAACGGGGCGGCGATGAGGAAGACGTCGGCGATGGAGGAGCCGTAGGCCGACTGCACGATCGAGCGCACGGGCTCGGGGATCGCACGCAGGTCGGGGACGCCGGTCGCGGAGCCCATCGACGACAGGGCCTGGCCGGGGTCGATGCGGGCGGCGCGCAGGCCGCTCTCGAGGTGGTCGGTGACCCGGTGGCCGAGGACGGCGCCGAGCGCGGAGACGCCGATGGCACCCCCGAGGCTGCGGGCGAAGGCGATGAAGGAGCTGGCCGAGCCGAGGTCGCGGGGTTCGGCGACGTTCTGGACCGCCAGGACGAGGTTCTGCATCATCATGCCGACGCCGAGGCCGACGAGGGCCATGAAGGGGGCGACGACCCAGTAGTCCGTGTCGTACTCGATGGTGCCCATGAGACCGAGGCCGGCGGTGAGCAGGACGCCGCCGGTGACCAGCCAGCCCTTCCAGCGGCCGGTGCGGGTGATGAACTGCCCGGCGATCGTGGAGGCGAGGAAGAGCCCGACGATCATCGGGATGGTCATGACGCCGGCCATGGTCGGGGTCTCCCCGCGGGCCAGCTGGAAGTACTGGCTGAGGAAGATCGTGGCGCCGAACATCGCGACGCCGACGAAGAGGCTGGCCGCGGCCGACAGGGCGATCGTCGGGTTGCGGAAGAACTTCAGCGGGACGATCGGCTCGGCGGCACGTCGCTCGGCGACGACGGCCAGGCCGAGGAGGACGACACCGCCGGCGACGAGGCCGACGGTCCACCACGAGGCCCAGTCGAACTGGTTGCCGGCCAGGGAGACCCAGATGAGCAGGGCGGAGATCCCGGCGGCCAGCAGGAGGGCGCCGAGGTAGTCGATCGAGACGTCGCGCTGGGGCTGGGCGGGCAGCTTCAGGCGGGTCTGGAGCACGATGAAGGCGGCGATGGCGAACGGGATGCCGACGTAGAAGCACCAGTGCCAGGACAGGTGCTGGGTGAGGACCCCGCCGATGAGGGGGCCGCCGACCGTGGCCAGGGCGAAGGTGGCGCCGAGGTAGCCGGAGTACCGACCGCGCTCGCGGGGGGTGACCATCGAGGCGAGGATCACCTGCGCCAGGGCGAGCAGTCCGCCACCGCCCAGGCCCTGGAAGACGCGCAGGGTGATGAGCATGCCCATGCTGGTCGACAGGCCGGCGACGGCCGAGGCGACGACGAAGATGACCAGGGCGATCTGGACGAGCAGCTTCTTGGAGAAGAGGTCGGCCAGCTTGCCCCAGATGGGCGTGGAGATGGTGGTGGCCAGCAGGGCGGCGGTGACGACCCAGGTGTAGCCGGACTCGGTGCCGTGCAGGTCGTTGACGATGCGCGGCAACGCGTTCGAGACGACCGTGGAGGACAGGATGGCGACGAACATCCCCAGCAGCAGGCCCGAGAGCGCCTCCAGGACCTGCGCGTGGGTCATCTTCGGGGCACCGCCGGTGCCGGTGCTGGACGTCGGTGGGACGTCGGTGGTGCTGCTCATGCGTTCCCCTGCAACTGCTTCTGGTGGGTGGACGGGGGGCTGGACGGGACCGGGGCGGCGACGAGGCGGCCGAGGAGGCGGGTGAGGTCGCCGACCTCCTCGTCCCGCCAGCCGTCGAGGTGGTCGAGGAGCCGGTCGACGACGGCGCGGCGGAAGGTGCGGATCTCCTGCACGCCGGCCGGGGTGAGGCTGAGGCGCTGGGAGCGGCCGTCGGCGGGGTCGGGGCAGGAGACGAGCAGTCCGCGCTGCCGGAGGTGGCTGACCTGCCGGCTGACGGTCGACAGGTCGAGGGAGAGGTGCTCGGCGACCTCGCTGACGCGCAGCGGTCCGTGCTGGAGGACGACGGCCAGCGCGGCGACGGCCGGGGTGTGGTGCGTGCCCACCAGCTCCCGGTGGGCCCGCAGGAGGTCCGGGAAGACGTCGGCGAGCGCTGCGCACGCGTGCGGTGTGGCCATGACGACCTCGATCGGCTCGGTTGGTGTGTGCAAGCAACATTAAGTGTGTTGGTTGCTCCATGCAACTCGATCCGGTCGGGCCGGTCGGTCCGGGCAGGGGGGCGCGGTGGCGGCCCGCCCGGGGGAGCGGGCGCGCCACCACCGCGTGCCGCGGCCGGCGCCGCGCGGGCGGGGGTGTCCCCGCCGCGGGTCAGATCGCGGAGTTCAGGCGGTGCAGGAGGTCGGCGAGAGCGGTCATGTCCTCCTCCGGCCAGCCCTCCAGGCGGGTGTGCAGCCGCTGCCGGCGCGCGGCGCGGGCGGCGTGCACCTTCTCCAGGCCGTCGGGGGACAGGGTGAGCCGCACGGCGCGCCCGTCGGTCGGGTCGGCCTCGCGGCTGACGAGGCCGAGGCGTTCGAGGAGCTGGACCTGCCGGGACAGCGTGGGCTTGCCGATGCCGAAGAACGTCGCCAGGTCCGAGGGCCGCGACTCCCCGACGTCGTCGAGGCGCACCAGCAGGCTGTAGGCCTCCGGCTCCAGGTCCGGGTGCACGTTGCGCGCGGTCTCCCGGTTGATGGCGCGAGAGCGCCGCAAGAGCACGGCGAGTTCGCGTTCCAGCGCTTCAGCAGGGCCACTGACCATCCCCGGAACCTACCGGCACCGCGAGCGCCGCGGACGACCCGCCCACCACCGGCCCACCAGTCGCCCACCGCGTGCTCGCCGCGCACCGGGGCCCGCGGGTTGTCGCAGGGAGCCCGCACCGCCTACTGTCGCGATCGGATGCATCGAATCGATGCATCGAAAGCGAGCTGAGGAGCTGTCGTGGTCCGCAAGCGCGGTGACGTCGTCCTGCTGGCCGTCCTGGCGCTGCTGGCCGACGGCCCGATGCACGGCTACGAGGTGCGCAAGCGCCTCGACCAGCGGCTGGGGGTGCTCCGGGCCCTGAGCTACGGGACGCTCTACCCCGCGCTGCGCGCCCTGCAGGCCGGCGGTTGCATCACCGAGACGACCGAGCAGCGGCTGCCGGGCACCATCAGCCCCAAGCGGGCCCGCGTCGTCTACGAGATCACCGCGCACGGCCGGGACCGGCTCGCCGGCATGCTCGAGGAGTCCGGCCCCGAGGCGTGGGAGGACGACGCGTTCGGCGTCCACTTCGCCCTCTTCGCCCGGGTCGCCCCCCGCACCCGGTTGCGCGTCCTGGAGGGCCGCCGCGCGCGGCTGCTCGAACGCCTGGAGCAGATGAACCGGTCCATCGAGCGCACCCAAGCCCAGCTCGACGTCTACGCGCTGGAGGCCCAGCGGCACGGTCTGGAGACCGTGCGCAGCGAGGTCGACTGGCTCGAACGCCTCATCACCGCCGAGCACCACCCCACACCCACCCCCACCCCGAAGGAGACCCCCTGATGGCTGGTCCCATCCGCGTCGCGATCGTCGGCGTCGGCAACTGCGCCGCCTC
Protein-coding regions in this window:
- a CDS encoding MarR family winged helix-turn-helix transcriptional regulator, which gives rise to MHTPTEPIEVVMATPHACAALADVFPDLLRAHRELVGTHHTPAVAALAVVLQHGPLRVSEVAEHLSLDLSTVSRQVSHLRQRGLLVSCPDPADGRSQRLSLTPAGVQEIRTFRRAVVDRLLDHLDGWRDEEVGDLTRLLGRLVAAPVPSSPPSTHQKQLQGNA
- a CDS encoding PadR family transcriptional regulator yields the protein MVRKRGDVVLLAVLALLADGPMHGYEVRKRLDQRLGVLRALSYGTLYPALRALQAGGCITETTEQRLPGTISPKRARVVYEITAHGRDRLAGMLEESGPEAWEDDAFGVHFALFARVAPRTRLRVLEGRRARLLERLEQMNRSIERTQAQLDVYALEAQRHGLETVRSEVDWLERLITAEHHPTPTPTPKETP
- a CDS encoding MarR family winged helix-turn-helix transcriptional regulator encodes the protein MVSGPAEALERELAVLLRRSRAINRETARNVHPDLEPEAYSLLVRLDDVGESRPSDLATFFGIGKPTLSRQVQLLERLGLVSREADPTDGRAVRLTLSPDGLEKVHAARAARRQRLHTRLEGWPEEDMTALADLLHRLNSAI
- a CDS encoding MFS transporter, translating into MSSTTDVPPTSSTGTGGAPKMTHAQVLEALSGLLLGMFVAILSSTVVSNALPRIVNDLHGTESGYTWVVTAALLATTISTPIWGKLADLFSKKLLVQIALVIFVVASAVAGLSTSMGMLITLRVFQGLGGGGLLALAQVILASMVTPRERGRYSGYLGATFALATVGGPLIGGVLTQHLSWHWCFYVGIPFAIAAFIVLQTRLKLPAQPQRDVSIDYLGALLLAAGISALLIWVSLAGNQFDWASWWTVGLVAGGVVLLGLAVVAERRAAEPIVPLKFFRNPTIALSAAASLFVGVAMFGATIFLSQYFQLARGETPTMAGVMTIPMIVGLFLASTIAGQFITRTGRWKGWLVTGGVLLTAGLGLMGTIEYDTDYWVVAPFMALVGLGVGMMMQNLVLAVQNVAEPRDLGSASSFIAFARSLGGAIGVSALGAVLGHRVTDHLESGLRAARIDPGQALSSMGSATGVPDLRAIPEPVRSIVQSAYGSSIADVFLIAAPFALIAFLITLFFKERALRTDDDAPEASDRTSATAVAATTGQEGVRSARIGGTAVHGDGSLDGSANGRPHPDREEIPSVPAQSSRTDTGLSVSGTVSHHDRRPLPGAVVTLADQSGQQVARTSTRDDGGYRLDLPTGGTYLLIVAAAHVAPSATLVGVGDTPVTRDVVLAGRSAITGRVLTHVLPQGLDGHDGRATGVQGALVTLTDVTGEVVGSARSDDGGGYSFDQLMGGTYVLTAQNESHRPLARSIEVPDSGAIACDLVLTGGGRLTGTVVAASDGRVLREATVTLVDADGEVVGSVVTALDGSYSFEDLAGGHYTLTAAGYAPVATAVDVEEDTVSAARITLGAGEGGTTLDLTRFESRAEQR